From the genome of Chania multitudinisentens RB-25, one region includes:
- a CDS encoding ABC transporter produces MRLFAVWFYLAWRNLLTKIARGFNPIRFAHGKVLCWMLRYGDYRLLLWLAALGRGLKLSKRGERIRGFVAAANKQCLIADGRQVNFVKISQRRRLLNLAATFGQNPQILAQLERCKAELNAVVEPLHQAGSPVVLAPLHMVSDVLAGMVGGGVYPGQATVIVSASVEIYQEEARRQGGVNLSYCSIHDDNRAIAGNLMTAIMEAVEHQRNIMIFPDITPDYTVNTNDAETAKLNCTLFNRSANLHSGIIRIARALSAQVVFYYLYYDKGIKIHIYPVVPARSLKTKLPEIIETSITQHPEDWLLWHSHSLFFINE; encoded by the coding sequence ATGCGTTTATTTGCCGTGTGGTTTTATTTGGCGTGGAGAAATCTTCTCACAAAAATAGCGAGGGGTTTCAATCCAATCCGCTTTGCGCACGGTAAAGTGCTTTGTTGGATGCTGCGGTATGGTGATTACCGGTTACTGCTCTGGTTGGCAGCGCTTGGCCGTGGGTTGAAGCTGAGTAAGCGGGGGGAGCGTATCCGGGGTTTTGTCGCCGCAGCCAATAAGCAATGTCTGATTGCCGATGGCCGTCAGGTGAATTTCGTTAAGATCAGTCAGCGTCGTCGCTTGCTGAATCTGGCCGCTACCTTTGGGCAAAATCCACAGATATTGGCGCAGTTAGAACGTTGTAAAGCCGAGCTGAATGCGGTGGTTGAGCCGCTGCATCAAGCGGGGTCGCCGGTGGTACTGGCTCCGCTGCACATGGTTTCTGATGTCTTGGCCGGTATGGTCGGTGGGGGCGTTTATCCCGGCCAGGCTACAGTGATCGTCTCTGCCAGCGTTGAGATATATCAGGAAGAAGCCCGGCGGCAAGGGGGGGTTAATCTTTCCTACTGTTCTATTCATGATGATAACCGTGCGATTGCTGGCAATCTGATGACGGCAATTATGGAAGCGGTTGAGCATCAGCGAAATATTATGATCTTCCCCGATATCACGCCTGATTACACCGTGAATACCAATGATGCGGAAACGGCGAAGCTAAATTGCACATTATTTAATCGTTCGGCTAATTTACACAGCGGCATTATTCGTATAGCCCGAGCGTTGTCGGCGCAGGTGGTTTTTTATTATTTGTATTACGACAAAGGAATAAAAATTCACATTTATCCGGTGGTGCCGGCACGTAGCCTTAAAACCAAATTGCCGGAAATTATTGAAACATCAATCACCCAGCACCCTGAAGATTGGCTGCTATGGCACTCACATTCGTTATTTTTTATCAATGAATAA
- a CDS encoding DsbA family protein yields MFKKPLYLIAYTLLVIVISSLVTTAYFHYFILNQNAGNDTEQVSLRSVSDQDIQNSPIKDDNTIIELFSYACHYCSLNEENISKLEARMPQGAKLIRLHVNGDQMGVFSDTASLFATLAVMGIEPQHRANAYKAVIKDRIDLNNPKYRDSWLTDNGIDLDAYAKASQSPQVKDLLNYMTEVSQYYKVNATPTFIVNKKWLAIQDRDFPEFSDHLLSLLQHDKPLEQ; encoded by the coding sequence ATGTTCAAAAAACCCCTATATCTTATCGCTTACACCCTTTTGGTTATTGTTATATCCTCTTTGGTAACAACGGCTTATTTTCACTATTTTATTCTTAATCAAAATGCTGGTAATGATACAGAACAAGTCAGTCTGCGCTCGGTCAGTGATCAAGATATTCAAAATAGCCCGATAAAAGATGATAATACTATTATCGAGTTATTTTCCTATGCTTGCCATTATTGTTCATTGAATGAGGAAAATATTAGCAAGTTGGAAGCACGGATGCCACAGGGGGCCAAATTGATCCGCTTGCATGTCAATGGCGATCAGATGGGCGTCTTTTCAGATACTGCATCGCTGTTTGCCACATTGGCCGTGATGGGGATTGAACCACAACATCGTGCAAATGCCTATAAGGCGGTTATCAAAGATAGAATCGATCTGAATAACCCCAAATATCGTGATAGTTGGTTAACCGATAATGGTATCGATCTTGATGCATACGCAAAAGCCAGCCAATCACCGCAAGTGAAAGATCTGCTGAACTATATGACTGAGGTTTCTCAGTACTATAAAGTCAATGCGACACCCACGTTTATCGTTAATAAAAAATGGTTAGCGATACAGGATCGTGATTTCCCTGAGTTCTCCGATCATCTGTTGTCATTGCTACAACATGATAAGCCACTGGAGCAATAA